A stretch of Lutra lutra chromosome 9, mLutLut1.2, whole genome shotgun sequence DNA encodes these proteins:
- the ID2 gene encoding DNA-binding protein inhibitor ID-2 has translation MKAFSPVRSVRKNSLSDHSLGISRSKTPVDDPMSLLYNMNDCYSKLKELVPSIPQNKKVSKMEILQHVIDYILDLQIALDSHPTIVSLHHQRPGQSQASRTPLTTLNTDISILSLQASEFPSELMSNDSKALCG, from the exons ATGAAAGCCTTCAGTCCGGTGAGGTCCGTTAGGAAAAACAGCCTTTCGGACCACAGCCTGGGCATCTCCCGGAGCAAAACCCCCGTGGACGACCCGATGAGCCTGCTGTACAACATGAACGACTGCTACTCCAAGCTCAAGGAGCTGGTGCCCAGCATCCCCCAGAACAAGAAGGTGAGCAAGATGGAAATCCTGCAGCACGTCATCGACTACATCTTGGACCTGCAGATCGCCCTGGACTCGCACCCCACTATTGTCAGCCTGCACCACCAGCGACCTGGGCAGAGCCAGGCGTCCAGGACGCCGCTGACCACCCTAAACACGGACATCAGCATCCTGTCCTTGCAG GCTTCTGAATTCCCTTCCGAGTTAATGTCAAATGACAGCAAAGCGCTCTGTGGCTGA